The genomic stretch AACCATTCCACGTTTGTGGGGAAGATCTGGCTCACTGTATTGATTGTCTTCCGGATTGTCCTGACAGCTGTAGGGGGCGAGTCCATCTATTATGATGAGCAAAGCAAATTTGTATGTAACACAGAGCAGCCAGGCTGCGAGAATGTCTGCTATGATGCCTTTGCACCCCTCTCCCATGTGCGCTTCTGGGTATTCCAGATCATCCTGGTGGCAACCCCCTCGGTGATGTACCTGGGCTATGCCATTCATAAGATTGCCAAAATGGAGCACGGCGAAGCAGACAAGAAGGCAGCTCGGAGCAAACCCTATGCAATGCGTTGGAAACAGCACCGGGCtctggaagaaacagaagaggacCATGAAGAGGATCCCATGATgtatccagaaatggaattggagagtgaaaaagaaaataaggagcaGAATCAACCTAAACCCAAGCATGATGGCCGACGGCGGATTCGGGAGGATGGGCTTATGAAAATCTACGTGCTGCAGTTGCTGGCAAGGACCGTGTTTGAGGTGGGCTTTCTGATAGGGCAGTATTTTCTGTATGGCTTCCAAGTCCATCCATTTTATGTGTGCAGCAGACTTCCTTGCCCTCATAAAATAGACTGCTTTATTTCTAGACCCACTGAAAAGACCATCTTCCTTCTAATAATGTATGGCGTTACAGGTCTTTGCCTATTGCTTAACATTTGGGAAATGCTTCATTTAGGGTTTGGGACAATTCGAGACTCGCTGAACAGTAAAAGGAGGGAACTGGAAGATCCGGGTGCTTATAATTATCCTTTCACTTGGAATACACCATCTGCTCCTCCTGGCTATAACATTGCCGTCAAACCAGATCAAATCCAGTACACCGAACTGTCCAACGCTAAGATTGCCTACAAGCAAAACAAGGCCAACATCGCCCAGGAACAACAGTACGGCAGCCATGAGGAGAACCTCCCAGCTGACCTGGAGACTCTGCAGCGGGAGATTAGAATGGCTCAGGAACGCTTGGATCTAGCAATCCAGGCCTACAGTCACCAAAACAacccccaggcaccccgggaaaaaaaagccaaagtggGGTCCAAGGCTGGGTCCAACAAGAGCAGTGCTAGTAGCAAATCAGGGGATGGGAAGACCTCCGTCTGGATTTAATCTTGGCTCAGCTTAGAACTTGTGCTTCTCATAGTTTATGGTAAGCAGCGGCTCACTGAAGAATGACTTCCATTGAGTAAACATCTGGCTCTGGTTATCTTCAGGGATGCTGTTGGCTCATGATCCAAGCTCAGGGGACTCTGAAAGCGGGGCTGGGACAGgggggagaaaaggggaaaatagtGTTCCTGGGCACATATTCCAGCAATAATACAGTTATGGAACTTTACATTTGTGTCTTCCAGATCTGGAAAAGAACAGATATATTTAAATCATTCTTGTTGAAAAGTTTTTGTATGTACAGTATTATGGTACATTTTTTTagtatgagaatttttttttgtatttgtatattgGACCACTGTAGTTATACttttatattaaaggaaaaaaaccttaaagtAATGCCTTTTAGGCCGGTGTTATTACTTTTGTTCAGCGAATGCTACCCTGGGTTTAAAGTTTTAATAGGTGCCACACCTAATAAAAGTGTCTGTTGTGTTGCCGGAAGATTTCCGAGACGTGAGGAACCAGAGAAGGAAGCATCAGCTTTCAGTCTTGGGAAGAAAGTCCTCAGTAGGGGGAGGCTGaggtcttttctcctttgtttaagAAATCTGCGAATCTCGTTCACGTACCCAGACTTGTATCTAGTCCTTGAAAACCTGTTTGTATTTTCAAAGGATATAAATGATTCACTGCGGGATTCCTTTAATTCTCAAGCGTTACCAGTATATGCCTTGATGGTGTGTATATAATTTAAGTTCTTTCATGTACAAAGGTGTCCCCAACCTGGTAGCAGGAGACCCTGACCAGAGTTGAGACTAAGATTCCTCTATTGCACAGCAAAGCCACGCTTGGAAAATGAGCCCCACTACACTGTTCAGTTGTGGACCTGTTTGATTTGCCTTAAATCTCTACCCAGAAACCTGCCTCTCGGGTTTCTTAAGAAACCAGTGatggatattttttttatatgttaacattagaaatacaaaaattccCTTGTAGGCTAAGAAAACTCAAAGCTGCTTGCACTGCATATGGCAGAAGGCCTAAATCCAAATTCCTAATGTTTTACAAATTACTGTGAAGCTTTCATAATTTCTGTACTTCTGCCATTGTAGAATTCTGTGTGGAAACCAGTCAGAACAGGGATTCTACTTATAAGTAGACCTAAAGAgaatttcagtatttatttatttttattttattttttaaagagttgtctctccttccttttctttctttttttttttttttaagattttatttatttatttgacagagatagagacagccagcgagagagggaacacaagcagggggagtgggagaggaagaagcaggctcatagcggaggagcctgatgtggggctcgatcccagaacgccaggatcacaccctgagctaaaggcagacgcttaaccgctgtgccacccaggcgccccgaatttcAGTATTTATTCCCTATAGGCATATGTGTTTGTTAATGACTAGCATTAGGGTTCACATAACACCCGTAGTTTGCAGTATTGTGTTGATGTTTTCAGTCTTGTATTATGTTGGGGAGCTTTGCTGTTCACATCATTTTTGTCGCCGAGTTTATGAGGATCTGAGTGAGAGCTTGGTAAAGGTTTAAAGGAAGGGGCCTTTGCTTCCCAGGGAGCATTTCCATTTGAGTGTCTCACTCTTCTAAGAGAAAGCAAGCCACCTCTGACTTTGAAATTCCAAAAGTATTGTTCTTTATGTCTTAGTTTTAGAATGTCAGTTCTTTATTATTTAGGAGAATCCTGGAGCAGCACCCTTcggtcatttctttttcatttcattctttctttctttgttctactCAGAAAATTTAAGATGATCGCCTAGCCATGCATTaacctttattttgcttttcttttttttttttttaatctataaattttAGCCTAGGGAAGCGCCTTAGAATCTCTGAACATCttaaggagaaaggaaattcAGGTGAGACTAAAGGAAAATTCAAAGAACCAGAGACCCAATGTGTCCTAGATGATTAGTAGACATGCATAATTTCCTTCATACCACATGTTTTATAAGGAAATTCAAGTGATTCTTCAtagaaaacaagattttattttttttaaagattttatttattcatttgacagagagagacagccagcgagagagggaacacaagcagggggagtgggagagaaagaagcaggctcccagtggaagagcctgacgcggggctcgatcccagaaccccaggatcacgccctgagccgaaggcagacgcttaacaactgagccacccaggcgccccagaaaacaaGATTTTCAACACCAAAACTTAGCTGAGATGAGGAGCCATCAGTTCATTCTTGTGTCTCTAGAGCGTCAAGGAGATTTCTCAATCAAAGGACAGAAAACAGACACTCGCGTCCATCTACACAGAGCCTGAAGGAGAACAGAGTGGCTTCGCCAGCAGAAAGGTTGGGGACTTGGGACGGACCTAGAAGGAAAGGAGTTGAGCAGAAGTGCCAGGCAAAGACGTGTGGTGCCAGGAGCGTCCACTTAGTTCTTAACACACAGTGCCCTTGGCGTTTCCTCTTGGCTTGTTCTGAGGAGAATGTTATTTTACGTCTGGATAATTTCTTCAACGTCTTAACGTATACAGAAAGATACTCTAAGTCACttcacatgtgcacacactttaaaaatctattttttattctgtcaCCAAAGTTTTAATTATGACACGGAGTTCGCAACTCTCACTGGTTTCCTGGTACATTTCTTTCAGCCTTTGAACATGGGAGTTTGCCAAAGCCATTTTCCCCTAATGGCATGTCATGGACATCCATCAGGAAGATGGCCCTACTGGTGTCTAGCTTAACCCATTAATTGGGTCTACACTGAATCTATAAAAATATCGTTCTGTTTATTCTGGAACGTGCAGGTATTAGTATAAAAAGCCTGtcagcagggttttttttcctatcaaaatCCTATTCCTTTGGATTGCCGCATGGACCTGCTCTGTCATGTGACATTTACTTTTCTAAATAGTTGAGTGCTTAGTTCTCACTGTAACCAGCGTATGGTCAACAGGTTTATATTTCCTAACATACTGTTGACTTTATTCAGATGTGTGTTTTTTGCTCATCATCTATGTTAAAATCTATTATTCAGAAGATATTATAAAACAGGCTCTTAGTCACATTGGAAGGAAGAATTAGATTAACGTTTTCTCCTAAAGAAATGTTAATGTTCACTTTGTAGCTTCTTCTTTGCTTTATGACTTCGTTTTTCCTGTTtctgtatttgcttatttaaaaccACAAGTGTGTTACCTCATTTGAAGTCATTTTTCTGGGAATTTTCCTTGACTAATGGTTTTAAGAATGACTTTTGATAAAAATGAACTTTGCTATCTAAAATGTgtttcccaggggcgcctgggtggcacagcggttaagcgtctgccttcggctcagggcgtgatcccagcgttatgggatcgagccccgcatcaggctcctccgctatgagcctgcttcttcctctcccgctccccctgcttgtgttccctctctagctggctgtctctatctctgtcaaataaataaataaaatcttaaaaaaaaaaaagtgtgtttcaCAGCCCCAACTCTCACACATCTTTCAGAAGGACAcctatgtctttatttttttaattattttttttattttttaaagattttatttatttgacagacagcgagagagggaacaagagcaggggaagtgggagagggagaagcaggctccccgctgagagggagcctgatgcggggcctgatcccaggaccctgggatcacgacctgagccgaaggcagacgcttaacgactaagccccccgggcgccccaaCACCTatgtctttaaagagaaaaaaatgccatcATTCAGTATCTTAACTCTGTCATTTCTTCATGGTGTGAAATTAGGTGGTTCACTTTTTTCCAAGTTTCAGTAGCTACTTCTCCAAAATGTTATGAAGCAGTTAGAGCCTCTGGTAAAAGGTATTAAAAAGCCAACTATTAGCCATTGGTCTGAACTTGGAGCTTCAAGAAAAATAGTTGACAGAACTCCATGGTGTTAAGAAGTCCTTCGGCGCTCTGCATCACAGGAATCAGGGATGGTTTGAAACACTTGCTTTAAGCAGTTTGTACCACGAATGGACTCCCGTGTTACTCCTGTTAGTCATACCGATGCTTTACCCTTCCGGCTTGTAAATGTCCGTGCTTTATTCCTTGTCTCGTTTAAGAGACTgtgcatttctaaaaataacatcTATAGTTTGTGATCCTTTTTTGGCCAGCCAGCTTTAGTAAAAGGCAAGTGTGTTATACTTGAACCTACTTCAAGAAATGCCTTTTTATAAAGGAAGGGTCTTTCCTGACTGAAGAAAAGTACCTGAAATCAAAGACAcacagttggggcgcctgggtggcacagcggttaagcgtctgccttcggctcagggcgtgatcccggcgttccgggatggagcccaacatcaggctcctccgctatgagcctgcttcttcctcgcccactccccctgcttgtgttttctctctcgctgactgtctctgtctctgtctctgtcgaataaataaaatcttttaaaaaaaaaaaaaaagacacacagttACTGGTCACTTTGATTGGAAGGTCCTACGTATTAGATTTATTGCATCTGCATAAAATCATGTAATCTCCTGAAGAGCCTTACCGCCCAAAAATAAGAACGCCCCAGCGCCTATACAGAGCTAGGAGATAAAATTTCAATTCACCTCTATATCCTGAATCTGTAATAATTCATCGTCACCATCAAATGGTAAAATCATTAGGTTGAATTGCATATTTGTCACTCATTCTGGCCACACATCATGGAGAGATTAAAAAAGGTCTTATTTGTTGTCCCCGATGCGGTTGTGTTGTGTTTAATAATGATGTTGAGTTTGGTTCATGCACATTCCACcttaatcactttttaaagagacagtccatgggggcgcctgggtggcacagcggttaggcgtctgccttcggctcagggcgtgatcccggtgttatgggatcgagccccacatcaggctcctctgctatgagcctgtttcttcctcttccactccccctgcttgtgttccctctctcgctggctgtctctatctctgtcaaataaataaataaaaaatcttaaaaaaaaaaaaaaaagacagtccaTGGTATTCCAAAATCCAGGagtccaaacaaacaaaaaatcttattCCCCTGCAGAATCTCTACAGAAACAAAAAGAGTAAGCATTTTGCATTTCAGCACTGGCTTGTTGAACCAGCAAAGACATCTGGCTATATGCTTCCAAGAtgggaaatgtttttcttaatagtACTCTcaattgtgttttctttaataaacCCCTTAGAGGAGTCTTTACCTCGGGCAGTAAGTATTAGATGTGGTTAGCATATTGATACTGGAAAATGTAGCTAGGACATGCAGGTTCTTAAGATAATTTAAATGCAGAATTCAGCTGTTAACCAGCAGTCTAATGTCATGTGGCGTGCAGCTTGGGTGTTGTATGAACAGCTAAGGAATTACCTGTTACAGTGCCAGAGAGCTCCTGTTGCTAGCTTTGTTCTGTACGTTGATGCAAAAGTTAGTGGTGGAGACGGACTGCTCAGGGCCTGGTCTCAGAAAGACTGGTCAGCGCCGAATACCATTGAGAAGATTCATTTGTGGTctgtgcatctttttttttttttttaagattttatttattcatttgacagagagagacacagcgagagagggaacacaagcagggggagcgggagagggagaagcaggcttcccgccaagcagggagcctgatgtggggctcgatcccaggaccctgggatcatgacctgagccaaaggcagacgcttaacaactgagccgcccCGGCACCCCTGGTCTGTGCATCTTTTCCCAAACTTGGAAAACTCAGCTGCCAGTAAGTGTCATATTGAGGATTTTACCCCATTCATTGTGTAAAATAGTACCTGAGAGCTTAATGATTTGTACAGAAAACCTGATACGAAAACCTCTCCTAGTACATTCACCTGTAAATTGATCTCAGTGGGAATGCACAGGCAGGAAAATTTCCAAGTAGATGTTTGGGCTCAAAACATGCCCTTCTTCACAGCTGAGTTACAACCCTGCTGTGGCTGCATGGACGGGCATATTTCTGGCATCCTAATCTGGGAAGGGTATGTGGCCTTGCGTAGGAGTGGGAAGGCTGAAGTCTAAGCATAGaaactgggatcacaccctatcTCAGGCTCCTTTGGTTCTCAGGGCCTTTCCTCCACAAGGAGTGCCTTCTGAGGGGACTGTTCCCGTAGACCTAGCCCGATCTTGGTGTGGCTAATCCGCCtcctgggagggaagggcaggagagggtggCATCTGTTGCAAAAATGCTCTCTGTTCCCCCAGACACAGAAGGCTGGCTGGTAGGTCATGCACAGAGCGCACCCTCAGCAGCACAGATTGTAAACTGGTCAGCCGACCATATTTGGTAATGAACTTGCGAGCTGTTGGAAA from Ursus arctos isolate Adak ecotype North America unplaced genomic scaffold, UrsArc2.0 scaffold_24, whole genome shotgun sequence encodes the following:
- the GJC1 gene encoding gap junction gamma-1 protein, whose protein sequence is MSWSFLTRLLEEIHNHSTFVGKIWLTVLIVFRIVLTAVGGESIYYDEQSKFVCNTEQPGCENVCYDAFAPLSHVRFWVFQIILVATPSVMYLGYAIHKIAKMEHGEADKKAARSKPYAMRWKQHRALEETEEDHEEDPMMYPEMELESEKENKEQNQPKPKHDGRRRIREDGLMKIYVLQLLARTVFEVGFLIGQYFLYGFQVHPFYVCSRLPCPHKIDCFISRPTEKTIFLLIMYGVTGLCLLLNIWEMLHLGFGTIRDSLNSKRRELEDPGAYNYPFTWNTPSAPPGYNIAVKPDQIQYTELSNAKIAYKQNKANIAQEQQYGSHEENLPADLETLQREIRMAQERLDLAIQAYSHQNNPQAPREKKAKVGSKAGSNKSSASSKSGDGKTSVWI